A genome region from Methanococcoides burtonii DSM 6242 includes the following:
- a CDS encoding MgtC/SapB family protein: protein MERGVTVLAFDLGIDPVLYDFLTKVVLSLMIGILIGIEREHHRQDQEVFAGVRTFAIVCICGMVATFVAQLIDMMILQITTALIAASCFFLIYRIYMISGKLGMTSSIALFLTYLLGMLVAMGYYLFAIIIGVIITFLLIEKKPLHSFAEHLTDDEILNGVQFLAVAFILYPLMPEEPVMGVLNLKSAILIVVLVMFIGFISYISLKRFGTKGGMSYSGLFGGFISSEATTAALAALSKKQSSLIHALYIGILMSNISMIISNTLIALIVDPTGKTMLAMIPPQLAMLVVILIIIAIRRKSYDIMTEPLEIGSPFALKPAFKFGTLFSILLVITSLAGEFAGSTGIYITALGGLVSSSAVVASVAALAFTGNVPYTVAAQTAVMAGIISTLNKIMLIRISGSKELYYHSRNTFVLIAIVGTVVLYLWSHFDLAGL, encoded by the coding sequence ATGGAGAGGGGCGTAACAGTGCTGGCATTTGATCTGGGCATAGACCCGGTACTCTACGATTTCCTCACAAAGGTCGTTCTGTCTTTAATGATAGGTATCCTTATAGGAATTGAACGTGAACACCACCGTCAGGACCAGGAAGTATTTGCAGGAGTACGTACTTTCGCAATAGTATGTATATGTGGCATGGTTGCTACATTTGTAGCCCAACTAATAGACATGATGATCCTTCAAATAACCACAGCACTCATTGCAGCATCATGTTTTTTCCTGATATACAGAATATATATGATCAGTGGCAAGCTGGGAATGACAAGTTCCATCGCCCTTTTTCTAACATATCTTCTGGGAATGCTTGTAGCAATGGGATATTATCTTTTTGCCATCATTATAGGAGTTATCATCACTTTCCTGCTTATCGAGAAGAAACCTTTGCATTCTTTTGCCGAACATCTTACAGACGATGAGATCCTCAATGGAGTTCAGTTCCTTGCAGTTGCTTTTATTCTATACCCACTTATGCCGGAAGAGCCAGTAATGGGTGTACTGAACCTTAAATCCGCCATACTCATTGTGGTTCTGGTAATGTTCATAGGATTCATCAGCTATATATCGCTCAAGAGGTTCGGCACTAAAGGCGGGATGTCCTATTCCGGTCTTTTTGGAGGTTTTATCAGTAGTGAAGCCACTACTGCTGCACTGGCTGCATTGTCGAAGAAACAGTCCAGCCTTATACATGCCCTTTACATCGGCATACTAATGTCAAACATATCAATGATCATCAGTAACACGCTTATTGCATTGATAGTCGACCCCACCGGAAAAACAATGCTGGCAATGATACCCCCACAGCTCGCGATGCTTGTTGTTATTCTGATCATCATCGCGATACGGAGGAAGAGCTATGATATAATGACAGAACCACTGGAGATAGGTTCACCGTTCGCACTGAAACCTGCCTTCAAGTTCGGTACCCTGTTCTCCATCCTTCTGGTGATCACAAGTCTTGCAGGAGAGTTTGCAGGAAGTACCGGTATCTACATTACAGCACTTGGAGGACTGGTAAGCAGTTCCGCCGTTGTAGCATCCGTTGCAGCATTGGCCTTTACAGGCAATGTTCCCTATACTGTGGCTGCCCAGACCGCTGTGATGGCAGGGATCATCAGCACCCTTAATAAGATAA